Proteins encoded by one window of Cloeon dipterum chromosome 2, ieCloDipt1.1, whole genome shotgun sequence:
- the LOC135935854 gene encoding uncharacterized protein LOC135935854, producing MTSSVKTNVEMYFFLLVLIHSKIMASVDDQLCLVQQNVAKQDFAWRYYSSPFNCIAKCYTANTAISDPLSRKAKYLERVFSPAQKTINCMQNERKVASFCKIKMKTLELNQYSDLPLLYFQSLVQLPKFEAEKFCSSNGLNFGIDESLIEFITIGLTDVKIWMADVQILNATAGVSRKIACTISHKQKSSNLVKQENCQNSNNFVCVLPKNCHLDKCSSRCSQESCDIADAKQPVDNCESNCPNQDCGEEKAERFGYMKPGVDGDVIEACGMQYLFSKIPKYNQRATHTFCCTKHMNAASITTLEEAKCLAREMIKRNLSDFSFWTSARPSNCTNLYTWCSMDGSGEVLDQNLLDIPKNSNPKKQFITVKAIAQTESLAFSFEDPTFTTRAMCSRPNAQTCTSSFCSPMGFKEELEGNKPRRITGLYRSNCKYMYGCRKLFDTCPAKYSYYQGSKWAQANLDYIMKFVTLETKEKMECLLQVLKGNNVKSSTFIVNAMSLGCPKYIRWCEIPDSPLLNNSYIPWEEGEPSMDPTKECVYMKYNAEKNSFAFGKMSCYTELMFISQSSEIYPNNTLGLLRD from the exons ATGACCAGCTCTGTGAAAACAAACGTTGAAATGTATTTCTTCTTGcttgttttaattcattcgAAG ATAATGGCAAGTGTGGATGATCAATTGTGTCTAGTGCAGCAAAACGTTGCGA AGCAAGATTTTGCTTGGAGGTACTACAGTTCTCCATTTAATTGCATTGCCAAGTGCTACACGGCAAATACTGCGATCTCGGACCCACTTTCACGAAAGGCCAAGTATTTAGAAAGAGTATTTTCACCAGCTCAAAAAACTATCAACTGCATGCAAAAt gagagGAAAGTTGCTTCATTctgcaaaatcaaaa TGAAAACGCTTGAATTGAACCAGTACTCCGATTTACCTTTGCTGTATTTCCAATCCTTAGTTCAG TTGCCTAAATTCGAAGCCGAGAAGTTTTGCTCAAGTAACGGTCTAAACTTTGGAATTGATGAATcgctaattgaatttatcaCGATTG GTCTAACGGATGTGAAAATATGGATGGCTGACGTTCAAATATTAAACGCAACCGCTGGAGTATCCAGAAAAATTGCTTGCACAATTTCTCACAA GCAAAAGAGTTCGAATTTGGTAAAACAGGAAAACTGTCaaaacagcaataattttgtgtgtgttttgccgaaaaattgccatttggACAAATGCTCCTCAAGATGCTCCCAGGAATCATGCGATATTGCTGATGCAAAG caacCAGTAGATAACTGCGAGTCAAATTGTCCAAATCAAGACTGCGGCGAAGAA AAAGCTGAAAGATTTGGATACATGA AGCCAGGAGTTGATGGAGATGTCATTGAAGCGTGTGGAATGCAatatcttttttcaaaaattcctaAA TATAATCAAAGAGCGACTCATACGTTTTGCTGCACCAAACACATGAATGCAGCAAGTATTACCACGTTGGAAGAGGCCAAGTGCTTGGCGCGAGAAATGATAA aaagaaatttaagcGACTTTTCCTTCTGGACAAGTGCAAGACCAAGCAACTGCACCAATTTATACACTTGGTGCTCAATGGACGGGTCGGGAGAGGTGTTGGACCAAAATTTGCTCGACATACCCAAAAACAGCAATCCTAAAAAGCAGTTTATTACGGTGAAGGCGATTGCGCAGACCGAGTCTCTTGCGTTTAGTTTTGAAGATCCAACATTCACGACCAGAGCTATGTGTTCA CGACCAAACGCGCAAACGTGCACCAGTTCATTTTGCAGTCCAATGGGATTCAAAGAAGAG CTGGAGGGTAATAAGCCCAGGAGAATTACGG GTTTGTACCGTTCAAACTGTAAATACATGTATGGCTGCAGAAAATTGTTCGACACATGCCCCGCTAAG TACTCCTATTACCAGGGATCGAAATGGGCACAAGCTAACTTAGATTACATCATGAAGTTTGTTACATTGGAAACGAAGGAGAAAATGGAATGCCTTTTGCAAGTTTTAAAAG gaaacaaCGTGAAGTCCAGCACGTTCATAGTTAACGCCATGTCCCTTGGCTGTCCGAAATACATCCGATGGTGTGAGATTCCAGACAGTCCTTTGCTGAACAACTCCTACATACCTTGGGAAGAAGGCGAACCAAGTATGGACCCGACCAAAGAATGTGTTTACATGAAGTAcaacgcagaaaaaaattcattcgccTTTGGAAAAATGTCTTGCTATACGGAACTTATGTTTATATCTCAAAGTTCTGAGATATATCCAAATAATACTCTGGGATTGCTACGAGATTAA
- the LOC135936144 gene encoding uncharacterized protein LOC135936144 codes for MGTNIKIYLFSFALIHSKIMAIEDVDDRLCLLQQPVARQDFAWRYYGTPFNCIAKCNTANSATTDPLSRKAKYLERVFSPAQKTINCIQQKRKVAAFCMVKMKLLELNQYSDLPLLYFPVFVQLPKFKAEKFCLSNGLNFGIDESLVAFITDGLTDVKIWMADVQILNKTSGIKCNILHKQKSSSTVKQENCQNSNNFVCVLPQNCHLDKCSSRCSKDSCDIADAKQQADYCESNCPNLDCGEERAERFGYKQGVDGDIIEACGKQYLLSKTAKYNQRATHTFCCTKHMNAASITTLEEAKCLAREMIKRNLSDLSFWTSARPSNCTNLYTWCSLDGSGEVLDQNLLDIPKNSNPKKQFITVKATAQTESLAFGFEDPTIVTRAMCSRPNVQTCTNSFCSPMGSKEELDTNRASRITGFYRKNCKFMFGCRRLYDACSEKYSFYQASKWAQANLDYNFRLVTLETKEQMECFLQVLKANNVKSNTFVVNAMSLGCPKYVRWCDVLDNPLLNNSYVPWDAGEPSKDPTKECVYMKYNAEKNKFTFGKISCNVELQFIAQSSAIYPNNTFGLPQDQT; via the exons ATGggaacaaatattaaaatttatttattttcatttgctttaATTCATTCTAAG atCATGGCAATAGAAGATGTGGATGATCGGTTGTGTCTTTTGCAACAACCAGTTGCGA GGCAGGATTTTGCTTGGAGGTACTATGGAACTCCATTCAATTGCATTGCCAAGTGCAACACAGCAAACTCTGCGACCACGGATCCACTTTCACGAAAGGCAAAATACTTAGAGAGAGTATTTTCACCAGCTCAAAAAACTATCAACTGCATTCAACAa aaGAGAAAAGTGGCAGCATTCTGCATGGTTAAAA TGAAGTTACTCGAATTGAACCAGTACTCCGATTTACCGTTGCTGTATTTCCCAGTATTTGTTCAG TTGCCGAAGTTCAAAGCTGAGAAGTTCTGCTTAAGTAACGGTCTAAACTTTGGTATAGATGAATCGCTGGTGGCCTTCATCACAGATG GTCTAACGGATGTGAAAATATGGATGGCTGACGTtcagatattaaataaaaccagtggaataaaatgcaacattttacacaa GCAAAAGAGTTCGAGTACTGTCAAACAGGAAAATTGTCaaaacagcaataattttgtgtgtgttttgccgCAAAACTGTCATTTGGACAAATGCTCCTCAAGATGCTCCAAGGACTCATGCGATATTGCTGATGCAAAG caacaAGCAGATTACTGCGAGTCGAATTGTCCAAATCTAGACTGCGGTGAAGAG AGAGCTGAAAGATTTGGATACA AGCAAGGTGTTGATGGAGATATCATTGAAGCGTGTGGAAAGCAATATCTTCTTTCTAAAACGGCtaaa TATAATCAAAGAGCGACTCATACGTTTTGCTGCACCAAACACATGAATGCAGCAAGTATTACCACGTTGGAAGAGGCCAAGTGTTTGGCTCGAGAAATGATAA aaagaaatttaagtGACCTTTCCTTCTGGACAAGTGCAAGACCAAGCAACTGCACCAATTTATACACTTGGTGCTCACTGGACGGGTCGGGAGAGGTGTTGGACCAAAATTTGCTCGACATACCCAAAAACAGCAATCCTAAAAAGCAGTTTATTACGGTGAAGGCGACTGCGCAGACCGAGTCTCTTGCCTTTGGTTTTGAAGATCCAACAATCGTGACCAGAGCAATGTGCTCA CGACCAAACGTGCAAACCTGCACCAACTCATTTTGCAGTCCAATGGGATCCAAAGAAGAG CTGGATACAAATAGAGCCTCTCGAATTACTG gtttctaccgaaaaaattgtaaattcatGTTTGGCTGCAGGCGGTTGTACGACGCGTGTTCagaaaaa TACTCCTTCTACCAGGCATCAAAATGGGCACAGGCCAACCTTGATTACAACTTCCGACTTGTTACATTAGAGACAAAAGAGCAAATGGAATGCTTTCTTCAAGTCTTAAAAG caaacaaCGTGAAGTCCAACACATTTGTAGTAAACGCCATGTCACTCGGCTGTCCGAAATATGTTAGATGGTGTGATGTTCTTGACAACCCTTTGCTGAACAACTCTTATGTCCCTTGGGACGCAGGTGAACCCAGCAAGGACCCGACCAAAGAATGTGTTTACATGAAGTataatgcagaaaaaaataagtttacctttggaaaaatttcttgCAATGTGGAACTTCAGTTCATAGCTCAAAGTTCTGCCATCTATCCAAACAATACTTTTGGGTTGCCACAAGATcaaacataa